In one window of Streptomyces sp. NBC_00193 DNA:
- a CDS encoding thioredoxin family protein has translation MLRAGRSFRENKQHSTLEVWKTVATVELTKENFDRTVSENSFVLIDFWAGWCRPCLQFAPVYEKAAEANPDLLFAKVDTEAQQELAAAFQISSIPTLMIVRDQVAIFSQPGALPEAALTDLIAQARALDMDEVRTKIAAEQGGAAGAAAEEPGTPDA, from the coding sequence ATGCTTCGAGCCGGTCGTTCGTTCAGGGAAAACAAGCAGCACAGCACTCTGGAGGTCTGGAAAACCGTGGCTACTGTCGAACTCACCAAGGAGAACTTCGACCGGACGGTGAGCGAGAACTCGTTCGTCCTGATCGACTTCTGGGCGGGCTGGTGCCGTCCCTGCCTGCAGTTCGCCCCGGTCTACGAGAAGGCTGCCGAGGCCAATCCCGACCTGCTCTTCGCCAAGGTGGACACCGAGGCGCAGCAGGAGCTCGCCGCCGCCTTCCAGATCAGCTCGATCCCGACCCTCATGATCGTCCGGGATCAGGTCGCGATCTTCTCGCAGCCCGGCGCGCTGCCCGAGGCGGCGCTGACGGACCTCATCGCCCAGGCCCGGGCGCTCGACATGGACGAGGTGCGCACGAAGATCGCCGCCGAGCAGGGCGGCGCCGCCGGTGCCGCGGCCGAGGAGCCCGGCACGCCGGACGCCTGA